A genomic window from Nocardioides sp. BP30 includes:
- a CDS encoding alpha-hydroxy-acid oxidizing protein — protein sequence MSIGRDIQGRIYRAGLFGTRPAVPTSYDALEAAAQRRMSAAAWSYVHGGAGLQATVRANRQALDAVRLVPRYLVDVEERDLSVDLLGRRLASPLLLAPIGVLEMAHPEAEYAVARAARGLDVPMVISTQGSVPMEETARTLGRTPRLFQLYWSRDEDVVRSFVERAESIGADAVVVTLDTHLLGWRTRDLDLGYLPFARAEGIAQYTSDPAFRALVEAREPFGNTPRPRLREIPAALRALRSMRHHWPQRVGHRDPRPRAAVETFLDVFSRSDLTWADLARLREMTRLPILVKGIQHRDDARLAVDHGVDGLVVSNHGGRQVDGAIGSLDALPAVVAEVDGRVPVLFDSGIRGGADAVKALALGARAVLVGRPWVYGLALAGEAGVRAVLEHLLAELDLTLGLVGVRSVGELGPHVLA from the coding sequence GTGAGCATCGGTCGTGACATCCAGGGGCGCATCTACCGCGCGGGTCTCTTCGGCACCCGGCCCGCCGTGCCGACGTCGTACGACGCGCTGGAGGCCGCCGCGCAGCGCCGGATGAGTGCCGCGGCCTGGTCCTACGTGCACGGCGGCGCCGGCCTCCAGGCGACCGTACGGGCCAACCGCCAGGCGCTGGACGCGGTGCGGCTGGTGCCGCGCTACCTGGTCGACGTGGAGGAGCGCGACCTGTCCGTCGACCTCCTCGGTCGCCGCCTCGCCTCGCCCCTGCTGCTCGCGCCGATCGGGGTGCTCGAGATGGCCCACCCCGAGGCGGAGTACGCGGTGGCTCGGGCCGCCCGAGGGCTCGACGTACCGATGGTGATCTCGACCCAGGGCAGCGTGCCGATGGAGGAGACGGCGCGGACCCTGGGCCGCACGCCGCGGCTCTTCCAGCTGTACTGGAGCCGCGACGAGGACGTGGTGCGCTCCTTCGTGGAGCGTGCCGAGTCGATCGGTGCCGACGCCGTCGTGGTCACCCTCGACACCCACCTGCTCGGCTGGCGCACCCGCGACCTCGACCTGGGCTACCTGCCGTTCGCCCGTGCCGAGGGGATCGCGCAGTACACCTCCGACCCCGCCTTCCGTGCGCTCGTCGAGGCCCGCGAGCCGTTCGGGAACACGCCCCGTCCGCGGCTGCGCGAGATCCCCGCCGCCCTGCGAGCGCTGCGCTCCATGCGACACCACTGGCCGCAGCGCGTCGGGCATCGCGATCCGCGGCCGCGTGCGGCCGTGGAGACGTTCCTCGACGTCTTCTCCCGCTCCGACCTGACCTGGGCGGATCTCGCCCGGCTGCGCGAGATGACCCGTCTCCCGATCCTGGTCAAGGGCATCCAGCACCGCGACGACGCCCGGCTCGCCGTCGACCACGGAGTGGACGGGCTCGTGGTCAGCAACCACGGCGGCCGCCAGGTCGACGGAGCGATCGGCTCGCTGGACGCCCTGCCGGCGGTGGTCGCCGAGGTCGACGGCCGGGTGCCGGTGCTCTTCGACAGCGGTATCCGCGGAGGTGCCGACGCGGTCAAGGCGCTCGCCCTCGGTGCTCGCGCGGTCCTGGTCGGCCGGCCCTGGGTCTACGGGCTGGCGCTGGCCGGTGAGGCCGGCGTACGGGCCGTCCTCGAGCACCTGCTCGCCGAGCTCGACCTGACGCTGGGGCTGGTGGGGGTGCGCTCGGTCGGCGAGCTCGGTCCCCACGTGCTGGCATGA
- a CDS encoding YibE/F family protein, translated as MSGHKGGKRRADPRARYQGSAGGSHAHAADPHGSGPGHSPGHSPGHSHGHSHGPAPDLAVPPTARWALLGTLAVVAVAIVVGVIGLWPDRGTVRELSHSLDFAAPGVTFPHATVQKVQPVCVNADTQSNVCGNLEVQVDGKGSGTVLVQVPAEVTHSGLSRGSRVQLQVTPANGTTPAAYAYFATDRSGALWVLLGIFVLVVVAVARLRGLLALVGLAFGGLVVGGWLLPGLLSGHSPPLVALVAAGAIMYVVLYLTHGLSLRTSAALVGTLGGLGVTAVLGLLTVHATHLTGVGDEGASILTSTVGHLDFQGLMTCTVIIAGLGVLNDVTITQAGAVWELRAAAPQMSRWRLWAGAMRIGRDHIASTIYTIVFAYAGTALTTLLIINLYDRPLVDLIGTEQITEEIVRSLVSAIGLVLAVPLTTVVAALTVPGPVRPEPELF; from the coding sequence ATGAGCGGGCACAAGGGCGGCAAGCGCCGCGCCGACCCGCGGGCCCGCTACCAGGGCTCGGCCGGTGGCAGCCACGCGCACGCGGCCGATCCGCACGGCAGCGGCCCCGGTCATAGCCCCGGTCACAGCCCCGGTCATAGCCACGGTCACAGCCACGGCCCGGCGCCGGATCTCGCCGTACCGCCGACGGCGCGGTGGGCACTGCTCGGCACGCTCGCGGTGGTGGCGGTGGCGATCGTGGTCGGCGTCATCGGCCTGTGGCCCGACCGCGGCACGGTCCGCGAGCTCTCGCACAGCCTCGACTTCGCCGCGCCGGGCGTGACGTTCCCGCACGCCACGGTGCAGAAGGTGCAGCCGGTCTGCGTCAACGCCGACACGCAGAGCAACGTCTGCGGCAACCTCGAGGTGCAGGTCGACGGCAAGGGCTCGGGCACGGTGCTGGTGCAGGTCCCTGCCGAGGTGACCCACTCCGGGCTGAGCCGAGGGAGCCGGGTCCAGCTGCAGGTGACGCCGGCGAACGGGACCACTCCGGCCGCGTACGCCTACTTCGCCACCGACCGCTCCGGTGCCCTGTGGGTGCTGCTGGGGATCTTCGTGCTGGTGGTCGTGGCGGTGGCTCGGCTGCGTGGCCTCCTGGCGCTGGTCGGGCTCGCCTTCGGCGGCCTGGTCGTCGGTGGCTGGTTGCTCCCCGGGCTGCTCAGCGGCCACTCGCCACCGCTGGTGGCCCTGGTGGCGGCCGGCGCGATCATGTACGTCGTCCTCTACCTCACCCACGGGCTGTCCCTGCGCACCTCGGCCGCGCTGGTCGGCACCCTGGGCGGTCTCGGCGTGACGGCCGTGCTGGGCCTGCTGACGGTTCACGCCACCCATCTCACCGGGGTGGGCGACGAGGGCGCGAGCATCCTCACCTCGACCGTCGGGCATCTCGACTTCCAGGGACTGATGACCTGCACGGTGATCATCGCCGGCCTGGGCGTGCTCAACGACGTGACCATCACCCAGGCCGGCGCGGTCTGGGAGCTGCGGGCCGCCGCCCCGCAGATGTCCCGCTGGCGGCTGTGGGCCGGCGCGATGCGGATCGGCCGCGACCACATCGCCTCGACGATCTACACCATCGTGTTCGCCTACGCCGGGACCGCGCTGACCACCCTGCTGATCATCAACCTCTACGACCGGCCGCTGGTCGACCTGATCGGCACCGAGCAGATCACCGAGGAGATCGTCCGGTCGCTGGTCAGCGCGATCGGTCTGGTGCTCGCCGTTCCCCTGACCACGGTGGTGGCCGCGCTGACCGTCCCGGGGCCGGTGCGGCCCGAGCCCGAGCTGTTCTAG